The DNA window TTGTGTCGACATGGTTCATTCTCCGAATATGAAAAAAAGGACGGCGTGAAAACTACGCCATTGCTTACGACTGGACGCCGCCAGAGCAAGCCTGAGTCGGCCCGATCACGGCGCACTTACAAAGGACGACTAACGGGATAGCCGTGTTGGCGAAGCGGCTCCACCGTGTCGCAGGACCGCTTTGATCCAGCGGACATTCCGGCTGAACTCATCCATCGAACGATGAAAGACGGCAAAGCTACTCTTCATGCGCCAGGCTGCCAAACCGGCGGCTGCCATCGACAGCACGAACACGCTCACGGAAGCGATCGCCAAACCGCCTGCCACCGACAGCGGAGTGAACTCCGCCAGGGCGAAACCGACACTCAACACGATCGCTGGCGCACAGCTGGCTGCGGCGACCAGACCAATGGCGACGACAATCGCCGGCAGGGTCGATCTTTCAAGGGCTTCGGAGACATCCGCCCGCAACAGATTGACCTGGAGCTCTCCCAGTTCAATCACATCATGGGCCAGTTCGCCGGCGCCTCGGGTGAAGCTGGCGACGTTCTGTCCGTTTCCGGCGCCATTCATCTCCTTTTGACGAGCCATCCGATAAATACTCCCAAAGCGACAGCTGCGCCGATGGTGACGCCGGGGTATTCCCCGATGTAACGTTCCATGCCGGTGCGCAGTTTGTCCAGTTGACGTTGAGCCAGTTCAGCTGGTCCCGACTCTTCTTTGGACGGTTGCAGTCCGTCCGGCGAGGAATCCGGGAGCAGCCCTAAAATTCTGTTGATCATGGAAGCTGTCTTTCTACATCAGAGTTAGCCGGGGGCTCGAGCAGTTTTCCCAGTTGCTGGCCGGCGTATCCCATGGCTCCGCGCACCGCCATGTTGGCGACGAAGCCAAAAATATTTTGCGCCAGCGACTGTTTTTGATGGGGAGTCGGATCCTGCTCCACGACCAGTCTGTGGCGTTTAGCAAGTTGGGCCAAAGTTTTGGCGTCGGGTTGGATGATCTCGGTGCGATTGGGCGTGGCCAGATAACCCAGCCCCACGGCGGCGCCAACGCACAGCCAGGGATAATTCCGCACGTAATGGCGCCAGTCGCTCATGACTTTCGCCCCGCCGACGACCTCGCGTACATCTTCACGAAGCTCTGAACGCACGCGGCGCATTTCTTCCTGGATTTCAGTAGCCGCTATTTTGTCGCTCACGCGTTACGTCCTCAGGTCGAGAGTGGGTTCGAAAGAAAGGCTGCTAACTCCGTAGCCGCCCGCTTATCGGCGGCCCGATCCGAGCGTCGCCAGACCGACTACCACGCCGGTAATCAGGCCAACGCCAAAGCAGACGGCGAGCGCTTCCATCGGGTGCTTCCGCACGACCGCTTCGGTCTGCTGGTAGCCATCATGGACGGCCTGATTCACGGCGTCGGCCGCTTCCTGCGAGCGTTTGCTGGCGGTGACGGCTGCTTCCGATACGCGGTTGTAGGCGCGGCTGGCCATGTCGCTTCCCTGGTTTACGAGTTCGTCGAGATAGGATTCGATCTGTTCGCGGGTTTCGCCCGTTTTCACATGGATATGTCCGACCAGGCGATTGACGTCGCCTTCGAACTGCAGACCCGGATCGTTCGTCAGTTCGCCCCAGCGTTCCTGCAGTTTGCCTTTGATTTCGGACCAGCGTCCCAGCAGAGTTTCTTGGCTAACCATTATGCGATCTCCTTCGTGAGTTAATTGGTGCGTTCGATTTCCTGCGAACACGCTGCAGGAATAGATAGCAAGCCGCGTGCCACCGGAAACGAAATCCGGGAATGCCTGAAGAAGTCAGGGAAAGAAGGGGGTTCCGCCCAGGCAGGTCGGCCATGGGCAGCCTGTCGAACCGATTCTGCGGTTTGCAACCGTTCACACGATGCGGCAAACGAGACCGCTCTGGTCGCGCGGCGACCAGAGCACGACTCGGGAAGAGGGCTCGAGAACAAGCCCTGGAACGCCACGGCGCAGGTTTAACCCGGCAGCAGGTCCTCTACCAGGCGTCGCTGGCCCGAGGCTGCCTCATGACGCTTCTAACGCAGCATGGTGCGAGAGATCGTTTCGATCTGGGCGATTCGTTCGTCTGGGCTGGCGGTCGGATCGAAGGTAAAGGGACGTCCCCACATTCGCGACAGGCGGCCTGCAGCCAGACGGCGGCAGTCCAGGTCGTCATGCGACAGCAAGACGATCCACGTCTGCTTGTCGTTCTCCAGCAGCGCCACGGCCCGGGCGGGCGAGTCCCCAATCGAGCACGCAAAGGCTTTTCGGATCGACGCCACGCGATGCAGTTGCTCCCGGTCCAGCAGATCGGGATTGATCTCGTCGAGCCACGGCAGCACGCCCTGGCCGTAGCCCACCAGTTCGTTCTGGGCTTCCTGACGCAGGCCAAAAGATTCGTGCGAGAGGCGTCCCACCAGTTGCCGGACCCGTTCTCGATTGATGCCGGACGGATTGGGGGCGACGCGGATCAGTTCCGCTTCGATGCCTGAGGCCGTTTCGTTCAAACCCCAGTCGGGACGCATTCCTTCCAGCACCGGCGTTAAATGTTGCCGGCATACGGTCGGTTCCGCCAGCATCATGCGCCAGAAGCAGGGCGCCTGGTAGCTGCGCCGGTCGGCGCCTTCTCCCACATGCATTTCAATGGCGCCGCTGGGCTGCTGGGTAAACTCCATGGCGACCGCCGTCGTAAAGCCTGGTTGCTCGACGCCGGAGGGCTCGACCAGGATTGAGACGGTTCCGTTTGCTTCGAAAGCCACTTTGAGCAAACGCTGGGGAGTCTGGCTTTCGTAGTGTGACGACATCCGGGCGTGGTTGACATTGACCGAGTACGTCTCCCGGCGGGAGCGATCTTCGGAAACCACGCTGAGCACTTTGGTCTGGTTGAAACGCGTGCTTGCCAGCCGCAAGCGGCCCAGTTGCACTTCGTAGCGTCCCCAGTGAAGCAGGACCGGGAGCGGAGGAGAATCGGCGTTTTCCGCCTTTGCTCGCGAATTAGAGAATCCCACCGCCAGAGATAGCATGGCCGCCAGGGCGATCCTTCGCTCCATGTCGCACCTCGTCTTTCTGGACGATTTTCACGCCCAAAATCAGTTTCGTCTGTCGGCAAAGCCGACAGGCGGCGAAACTTCGGCCTGCGCAGCATCCAGCCCGCAGCGCCATTTCCTTAACAAATATATCGGTTATTTCGCCTGGGGAAGTCCAGACCACTTTGGGCCGTTTGATAGATTTTGAGAGATTTCCCTCATGGGGTCCGCAGGGCGGGCGGGACAACTATAATCGCCTGGGAACGATTCACGCCGCCGGGAAATTGAGGAGCCGCCTGTGTTCGACGCGCTCGCGAGTCTGGTTTTCGCGATCCATTTGATCTGTATGAACGTCGCTTCGGCGGGACCTTTGGGAGCCGCCTGGCTGGACTGGCGCGGCCGTCGCGGCGATCTGGCGGCCGCGCAAACAGGTCGCTGGCTGGCGGGAACCGCCGCTCTCTGCCTGCTGGGCGGAGCGCTAGCGGGACTGGCCCTGGGGGCGCTGGTATGGGATGACGCGTTTCACAAAGCATTGCTGGCGGTGCGGAGCCGGATCTTTTTTGGCGCGTGGGAGATCGTGTTCTCTTTGGTGTTGATGGTCGCACAGTACGCCTCTGCGCGGTGGTCGCGGCAACCGGCCGGCGTTGGCAGTTGTGTGTTCCGGAGCGTGCTGGCGGTGCTGGCTTCTTCGAATCTGCTTTATCATTTCCCGCCGCTGTTCGCCGTAGTGCGGCAGCTGGCGGCGAGCGGGGCGCCGGAACTGCCGCTGACTTCGGCCGAGTTTCGGGCGGCCATGCTGACGCCTGGGGTCTGGTCGCTGGCCGTGCACTTTGCCCTGGCTTCCTTCGCGATGGTCGGCCTGGTCGTGATGCTGAAACTGGCCTTCCGGAAGACGCCAGACGCGAAAGACGTCAATCCCGCTGGGAACGAAATGGATCCGGCCGACAAGGAAGCAGGCGACCGACTGGTCGCCTGGGGCGGACGCTGGGCTTTGATCCCGACCCTGCTGCAGTTGCCCGTCGGGGTCTGGGTGCTGTTCCAGTTTCCCGGACGCGTGCAGGATCGCTTGACGGGCGGGGAGCCGCTGCTGGCGGCCCTGTTTGGCGCCGCCGTGTTTGCGGCGCTGGGGCTGATGCATCACTTGTCGGCCGTCGCCATGGGAGACGCCTCGCGGAAGACGACTTTCCTGGCGACCGGCATGATGGGCCTGGTCGTTCTGCTGATGGCCGGCCTGCTCCGCGCGATCAGCTAAAGGCGTTGAGCTGACGCGCGTCTTGACGCAGAGATTTTACAGATAGACGCGCTGGTTAAAGATCCACCATTCGGCCAGCAGTACGACGAGACCAAGCAGCACAATCCATTTCCAGTAGTCGACCTGCTGCGTTTCCCAGACGGCTTCGGCCCGTACGTCGGTCGCGCCAAACTGCAGCGTCGTCCGCGGCTGCAGGTTGCTTTCGCGACCGTCGAACAGGTTCACCGCGATCAGCTGCGACAACTGCGGGGAGTTTTCGTCGCGCACTTCGTAAATGCCCAGACGATCCGTCCGCGAGAACGGGAACAGCGTTTTCCCCTGCGGCTCGACTTTGGCCGGGCTTCCGCCGGGCGGCGTCACCATCAGGTATTGCTGCGGCAAGGCGGTCTGCAGCCGGACCAGATCGCCTGGGCGGACCAGGTCAGACGCGATCGCCGTGCGGCCGCCGCCCTGGTGGCGGATCAGGTTCTGAAAGAAAATGGGGAAGCTCAGCCGCTGGTACCAGTTGGTGTTGTACGCCTGGGCGCCTTCTTTGCTGGTGCTGAGAATCTCCATCCCCAGCACGGCGTCCTCGTAGCCGTCGCGGGGCGCAATAGCGAACACGGCGCCAAACTGCGATTCGATCAGCGTCTTTCCGCCCGGCGGCGGCGTCACTTCGAAGCCTTCGACAAACAGCACATTGCCCAGCTCG is part of the Lignipirellula cremea genome and encodes:
- a CDS encoding CsbD family protein; amino-acid sequence: MVSQETLLGRWSEIKGKLQERWGELTNDPGLQFEGDVNRLVGHIHVKTGETREQIESYLDELVNQGSDMASRAYNRVSEAAVTASKRSQEAADAVNQAVHDGYQQTEAVVRKHPMEALAVCFGVGLITGVVVGLATLGSGRR
- a CDS encoding phage holin family protein; the protein is MARQKEMNGAGNGQNVASFTRGAGELAHDVIELGELQVNLLRADVSEALERSTLPAIVVAIGLVAAASCAPAIVLSVGFALAEFTPLSVAGGLAIASVSVFVLSMAAAGLAAWRMKSSFAVFHRSMDEFSRNVRWIKAVLRHGGAASPTRLSR